One Watersipora subatra chromosome 4, tzWatSuba1.1, whole genome shotgun sequence genomic window carries:
- the LOC137394944 gene encoding uncharacterized protein: MGQESIFLALLILAVYSAAGLPLGSLSNKQLMSNRLADTTERPLTFWSKRFGSTDMLKNLAANDGDDLIADILRDMRTKEKMDESSSNTRTKIDSQFANVELKSVSDKRKYRCLVNIVNCYYG, encoded by the exons ATGGGACAAGAGAGCATTTTCCTTGCCTTGCTTATACTTGCTGTCTACTCGGCTGCCGGCCTTCCACTTGGAAGTCTTTCTAACAAACAGCTG ATGTCTAATCGACTGGCTGATACAACAGAACGCCCACTTACCTTCTGGAGCAAAAGGTTCGGCAGCACCGATATGCTTAAGAATTTAGCTGCGAATGACGGCGATGACTTAATTGCTGACATCCTCCGGGACATGAGAACTAAAGAAAAAATGGATGAATCTTCGTCAAACACTCGAACTAAAATCGACTCGCAGTTCGCCAACGTCGAGCTGAAAAGCGTCTCGGACAAAAGAAAATATCGATGTCTTGTGAACATTGTCAACTGCTACTACGGATAG